One window from the genome of Deinococcus sp. NW-56 encodes:
- a CDS encoding response regulator transcription factor, which produces MEQRILLIEDNPDITRVVQYELEQAGYKVLTAPDGVTGLTSARENSPELVILDLGLPDFDGAEIARRLRKTSSVPIIILTAMDAVDRKVNLLEAGADDYMTKPFHPEELVARVKVQLRHQQHGEVISIGALEIHPQKRLCHYNGHEVRLSPKEFDLLTFLARQPGRVYSRQEIEREVWNGELPSNSNVVDVHMANMRAKLRDLDGYGIIRTVRGIGYALKTP; this is translated from the coding sequence ATGGAACAACGCATCCTCCTGATCGAAGACAACCCCGACATCACCCGCGTCGTTCAGTACGAGCTGGAACAGGCCGGGTACAAGGTGCTGACCGCTCCCGACGGGGTCACGGGCCTGACGAGCGCCCGCGAGAACAGCCCCGAACTGGTGATTCTCGACCTCGGCCTGCCCGACTTCGACGGCGCCGAGATCGCCCGGCGGCTGCGCAAGACCAGCAGCGTGCCCATCATCATCCTGACGGCGATGGACGCGGTCGACCGCAAGGTGAACCTGCTCGAAGCGGGCGCGGACGACTACATGACCAAGCCCTTCCACCCGGAAGAACTCGTCGCCCGCGTCAAGGTGCAGCTGCGTCACCAGCAGCACGGCGAGGTGATCTCCATCGGGGCGCTGGAAATTCACCCCCAGAAGCGGCTGTGCCACTACAACGGCCACGAGGTCCGCCTCTCGCCCAAGGAGTTCGACCTCCTGACCTTCCTGGCCCGGCAGCCGGGGCGCGTCTACTCGCGCCAGGAGATCGAGCGCGAGGTCTGGAACGGCGAGCTGCCCAGCAACTCCAACGTGGTGGATGTCCACATGGCGAACATGCGGGCCAAACTGCGCGACCTCGACGGGTACGGGATTATCCGGACGGTGCGGGGGATCGGGTACGCGCTGAAAACGCCCTGA